In one Nicotiana sylvestris chromosome 8, ASM39365v2, whole genome shotgun sequence genomic region, the following are encoded:
- the LOC104236439 gene encoding probable trehalose-phosphate phosphatase F: protein MDLNSTKASPVLTDPSPLNKSRLGIYSSLLPYSQSGPSFSTSVLTIPRKKPAKLDDVRSNGWLDAMMSSSPPRKKILKEVNIDVSSDDADVTYLSWTIKYPSALNSFQQIMRQARNKQIVIFLDYDGTLSPIVDDPDRAFMSNEMRSAVRNVAKYFPTAIISGRRRDKVYELVGLTELYYAGSHGMDIMLPVKNMLSTNDSKCIKSTDQQGKEVNLFQPARKFLPMIDEVFKTLVEKTKDINGAKVEHHKFCASVHYRNVDENNWPVVAQYVHDVLKDYPRLRLTHGRKVLELRPVIDWHKGKAVEFLLESLGFSNSNDVLPIYIGDDRTDEDAFKALRGKYQGYGILVSTIPKESNALFSLRDPSEVKEFLESLARTMEDKDI, encoded by the exons ATGGACTTAAATTCGACGAAAGCCTCTCCAGTTCTTACGGATCCTTCACCATTGAACAAGTCCAGATTGGGGATTTATTCTAGTTTGTTGCCTTACTCACAATCTGGTCCTTCATTCTCCACTAGCGTGCTAACAATTCCTAGAAAGAAGCCAGCGAAGCTTGATGATGTTCGATCCAATGGTTGGCTCGACGCTATGATGTCTTCTTCACCTCCTAGGAAGAAGATTCTGAAGGAAGTAAACATTGATGTTTCTTCCGATGACGCTGATGTTACTTACCTTTCTTGGACG ATCAAGTATCCATCAGCTCTCAACTCCTTTCAGCAAATTATGAGGCAAGCAAGGAATAAACAGATAGTCATCTTCTTAGATTATGATGGGACTCTTTCTCCTATTGTTGATGACCCGGACCGTGCTTTTATGTCCAATGAG ATGCGCTCTGCTGTCAGGAATGTTGCAAAGTATTTCCCAACAGCCATCATCAGTGGAAGAAGACGTGATAAG GTTTATGAGCTGGTAGGTCTAACTGAACTCTATTATGCCGGTAGCCATGGTATGGACATCATGCTGCCAGTCAAAAATATGTTGTCTACTAACGATTCAAAGTGTATTAAATCTACTGATCAGCAG GGCAAGGAAGTTAATCTGTTCCAGCCTGCTCGTAAATTTTTACCTATGATTGATGAG GTTTTTAAAACCCTTGTCGAGAAAACTAAAGACATTAACGGTGCAAAGGTTGAGCACCATAAGTTTTGTGCCTCTGTACATTACCGTAATGTAGATGAAAAT AATTGGCCTGTCGTTGCACAATATGTCCATGATGTCTTGAAAGACTACCCTCGACTACGGCTAACTCATGGGCGGAAG GTTTTAGAACTCCGTCCTGTAATTGATTGGCAcaaaggaaaagcagttgaaTTCCTACTGGAATCACTGG GTTTTAGTAACAGCAATGACGTGCTCCCGATATATATTGGAGATGACAGAACAGACGAAGATGCATTCAAG GCATTGAGGGGGAAATATCAAGGTTATGGAATTCTTGTTTCAACTATCCCAAAAGAGAGCAATGCTCTCTTCTCTCTCAGGGATCCTTCAGAG GTCAAAGAATTCTTGGAATCTCTTGCAAGGACAATGGAGGATAAAGATATATAA